Within the Rosa rugosa chromosome 2, drRosRugo1.1, whole genome shotgun sequence genome, the region CAAGAGTTTCCACCTTTATCAGATTTCCAATGTTTGAGGGAATGTTTCCATTAAAATGATTTCTCGACAAGTTCAAGGTACCTAACTCAATGAGGCTGGTTATTTCTTCAGGAATTTCACCTTCTAACTTGTTGGATGAGAGATCAATGCTACACACCAAACCGAGAGTTGTATCGTACACAAGTTCTCTTCCTTTCAACGTCAAAGTGGTTTGCTGAGGATAAGTAACATTATCATAGGGCTTACCAGAGGAACTGGTACCATGAACCAAAGAAGTCAAATGGAACAAACACTTTGGAATAGTCCCTGAAAAGTTGTTGTCACCAAGGTCTATGATATGAAGGGATGGCAGATAGCACAATATGTGGGGAATATGCCCGCTCAAAGAGTTTGATCGCAAACGTAGCATTTGTAACTTGGATGATGCATTTGATCTTGTGATTCTTGTCCACAATGGTATACTTCCTGTAAACCTGTTGTCCCCAAGATCAATACTCCTCAAAGCAGTGCAATTGTGGAACATAGACGAAGGAATTTTGCCTCCAAAATTGTTGTTGTTCATCTTTAACATGACAAGTGAACTTGGCACACCCATTGAACTGGGGATATTACCAGACAGATTGTTTTGTGCTACATCTACAACAAGTATATTGCGCCAAGCGCTCCATGCTTGAGGGAATTCTCCATGCAAGTGATTGGTATTTAGGGAAAGGAGTGACAAATCTTTTATGTTGCAAAGAGACGGTGGAATTGTACCGTTAAAATGATTGTCAGAAAGATACAATTCTTTCAAGTTGGGAAACAttttatcaaaattgaaaggAATATTTGACCCGGAAAATTTATTGCATTGAAGATCAAGGAAGGAGGCAGGAGTAGACCAATGTGGCAGTGGGCCTTCAAACAGATTATGACTTAAATCTATATAACCCAACTTTGGAAAATTTATTTGG harbors:
- the LOC133731139 gene encoding receptor-like protein EIX2, which encodes MFPNLKELYLSDNHFNGTIPPSLCNIKDLSLLSLNTNHLHGEFPQAWSAWRNILVVDVAQNNLSGNIPSSMGVPSSLVMLKMNNNNFGGKIPSSMFHNCTALRSIDLGDNRFTGSIPLWTRITRSNASSKLQMLRLRSNSLSGHIPHILCYLPSLHIIDLGDNNFSGTIPKCLFHLTSLVHGTSSSGKPYDNVTYPQQTTLTLKGRELVYDTTLGLVCSIDLSSNKLEGEIPEEITSLIELGTLNLSRNHFNGNIPSNIGNLIKVETLDLSNNNLSGVIPQSLSSLTFLSHLNLSYNNLSGRIPTSNQLQAVNEASIYMGNPYLCGFPLLTKCVGDNTPSPMNQGDDGRDHKDKDDIGKLGYYVSVTLGFILGFWGVCGTLLVKHSWRYAYFQFFDHIKDKVALAIALKVARFRRRS